The Carassius gibelio isolate Cgi1373 ecotype wild population from Czech Republic chromosome A19, carGib1.2-hapl.c, whole genome shotgun sequence genome segment TAGTCACCATGCACACATTCTCACATTCTCTCGTTATCACATGACCCATAATGCCCAGTCTCATTCACTTCATACAGCACAAGAATGATTCACTAGCAGAAGACATCAAAACGAATTCACACTGGCCTTAAAAACCTGACACACATGATACAGTACTTTGAGTGAATACTCACTGAGTGTATACTTCTGAATCTATTACAAAATCCATATAAGAAAccaaatgataaaaacaaaacaccaagTTCACGAACAGTTTTGGTCCATATTCAATCTATATGGTTTCCTCAGGAGAAAAAATCCTCATCCTGCTCAATTTCTATCTGGGGCACTGTCTGTTCTCTCAGGTTGACTTCCTGTTCTGCATTTCCTGTGTCCTGTGTGTTGCCATTAAACCACGGGTGAATGAGGACCTCCGCTGTGGTCAGTCTCTCGCCCGGGTCCTTTCTGAGCAGACTGCGAAGTAGGCAGCGCGCCCTTAAAGACAGCCCATCAGGGAGGCAATATGTGCCCCGTCGAATCTTTGAGAACAGGGTTGCGGGGTCCGGGTCATGGAAAGGATAGCGGCCCACCAGCATTGTGTACAGCATGATGCCGAGGCTCCACGCATCCGCCTGCTTGCCAGAGTAACACACTCCGCCGTTTAAAATCTCAGGACTCACGTAAGCAGGGCAGCCGTGCGTGTCAAACATCAAGTCGTCCTCTCCGCGCAGAATATGGCAGTCCTCCAGACCCTCTAATTTCAGTTGGGCCCTAAAATAAACACATCATGGTTAGTACAATCAGGTACTATTTACTGTGTtttggctgtaaaaaaaaaaaaaaaaaaaaatcatatgactGGTATACATTCCATTCAGAATCAGCTACATTGCACTAACGATCAGGTCTTTtttcacatttacacacaaatttTGATGCAAAACCTGTGGGAAaaaatgctttgtaaaaaaatacagtaaaaacagtaatactgtgaaatgttaatgcagtttaaaatagcttctctattttaatatatattttaaaatgtcctgtgatagcaaagctggattttcagttgttcttattttttggaaactgacactttttttctttgaaacatcaaaagaacagcatttattcatttgaaaCGGTAGTGTATTTTTAGGGCAATCATATTTGATGTGTGCACTcgtatataaatatgaaaatattaatgtaatgatTTTTACTGACATTCACCagatttgttaaaaattatatttcatgttgCTTCCTGAATACAGGTCAGCAATGATTAAGTCaagatcatttaaatattttaacagtttgCTTTAGTACAATAACAATAACCGGTTATTGtttttagattaaaatattaagctgcatttATATTGTAAGAAGGGGGAGACTTCCCTCTTTTGGTCCTTGGTATCAATGCATTGTCATAACTTGTTATCTCTTAATAAACTGCCATCAGAGAGCAAGTTCAAATCTTAAACATGGGAATCAATCTTTTAACAAagcataaagcataataaaattaGCCAGGATATAACACAGAGGGTGGCGTGATGTAAATGACAGGTGATCCGGCTCTGTGGAAATCTACGCAGGACTCCGTGAACAGAGATTCCTTGTGGGCCTGATGATGATAGATTTAGTATCTTTCAATTCCATTGCTAAACAAAGTGATGTATTGAAGCCTTCCTTCATTGTGCATTGATCTGAAATAACTCTCCATCCCTTTTGTTGAGCTCACAGATTGCTGTGAAGGGAAACCACGGAAACCATTGCTACAACAAATATAGGACAGATCCTCATCTAATTACGGCCTTCGTTTAAACAAAAGCATGCACGAGAGTTTCCACAACGCACGTGTGCAAAATGATCACACTTCCTCTCATTCCAAAGAGCTCTGCAATGTATTCTTGTAAACACTGGGTTAAGTTTAGCTCAGTTTCCGATAGAAACAAATCCCCTACTACTCTAGGAATATCCCTGTGGACTTTAGATGTAGACTTGATGACCCATGAGTCTGTGGTATCCCTTTCAGTAAAACATGAGCTGCTCTGCATGCTATTGTGTTTCATCACTGGCTATCAGCCTTGGTTTGGggggtttgcagatgacacaacaGCATTCTGCCAGAGAGGTGGAGAGAATGAGTCATAGAcctgtgtgtgtgacagacagagagactgtGGACATATGAAATGCACTGCGCTGTGCTGTAGGTCCACTGTGTTCTTCCTGCACCTGTGCTGTACGCTCACGGCATCTGGCAGAGCCTTATTACCCACATCAAGTGACGCATGAACAGCCCCTGCCCAACCAGCctgtttgtgtgcgtgtttgtgtttcACAATCGAACTACAGACGCATTCCAGGTCATTGAGTGTCTTTCTGTATGCAATCACACACCGTATCTCAGCGTTATCACAGGGCTTCAACCTTTTTGTTGCTTATCCATCACTCATCATTACTGCATTTTACAAAAGCTATTCTAGCTATGGAAATTGCATTCGGAAAGATAAAGTGTGTGCAGACAGCAGGTTTGCATAATCTGTCACTATGCTGCCTGGTGCTGAACAAAGTGAAAGAAAACACAAACGCTCTATTCGTCTGACTAAATGTCAGCATGCCCTGGTCACGTCTGTGCCAGACGGACGCGTCTGCTAGGCCAGACCGACCAATCTTTAAGTGTTGCAATGGCCGGAGCCGGAGCCCCTCACCTACGAGCGGTGCTGTATTCAGGAGTGGAGTGTCGAGTGTGTGGGTATGATCCTGAATGGTGAGTTTCCCCTCTGTGTGCATTGCTATGACTCATCTTGCTGCACCCATTGGCTGCCATGAAAGAAGGGTGACTACGTCCTCTTATACGTTCTTGTCTGCTTCACTCAAATGAAAACCGATGCCCAAAGGTCAGGCTTAAAACGTTGGCCCAGAAATGGCAAACTAAATGTATGTATtgaagcatgtaaaaaaaaacatatttgctaAATCTGCTTATTGGTAGTTGGATAATTTGTTCTAAAGAAGCCCTGTATAAGCCCTTTAGGTTAGTTTGAAATTTACTTGAGGCTTAACGGATGCATTTTTAAGGGACATTTACattgtatttttcaaaaacatttagacACTAAGTAATGTAACACAATGCAGAAATCTGTAGCAATGTGTATAAACTGGATTATTTTGACACACAATTATTTTGAAAGTGCAACGTTTTATTGTCTAGCAGCAGAAACACAGCATGCTAATTAAAACAGctctgttaaaatatatatatatcttcagtgTGTTTCTTTCATTGGGGATTGtggataaaaatgtttaaattcaatcaatgatggttttttttttatacataattcaCTTCCGTAATTCAGAGGACTCTCGTTTTCTAAAGAAAAATCCAGAGGAACATAATAGGTTTGTTCCATTGAATCTTTTGGGAAGCAGCACCAGTCACCTGCAATGTGACACATTGCTGCGAGGAAgtgaaaactgaataaaactaaaactgacacTATTCATCCAGTATAACACTGCTGATGTCACGGCATTGATGCATGAGGTACAGTACTGCACCTGGTGTGCTCCATAAGAACTCCTGCTCACTAACTATAACTCTCACCTTTTCTCGTCTGAGAACACAAACTTGCGGAGCTTGAGGTCCCCCAAAATGATGCCAACCTGGTGGCAGTGGTTCACTGCAGATACCACCTGGTAGAAAAGCTTGGAAGCCAGGTCTTCAGGAAT includes the following:
- the LOC127935912 gene encoding tribbles homolog 1-like: MSVQWLQKPVPGRHGHKRFDTDEPVIRCPRLSESSADVGLLGSSPGSPVSGSPLSLTSAHQGPARIGQYLLVPLTDRPGVHSALDMDTNEELLCKVFDMGQYQEKITAYSMLSSHKNIAQIKDIVLGESKAYVFQEKDFGDMHTFVKSSKRIPEDLASKLFYQVVSAVNHCHQVGIILGDLKLRKFVFSDEKRAQLKLEGLEDCHILRGEDDLMFDTHGCPAYVSPEILNGGVCYSGKQADAWSLGIMLYTMLVGRYPFHDPDPATLFSKIRRGTYCLPDGLSLRARCLLRSLLRKDPGERLTTAEVLIHPWFNGNTQDTGNAEQEVNLREQTVPQIEIEQDEDFFS